TTTGGTCACCGACATGTCGGAGCCGCTGGGCGAGGCGGTGGGCAACGGGGTCGAGGTGATCGAGGCGATCGAGGCTCTGAAGGGACGGTGGCAGCCTGACTTGGAGGAGGTCACGCTGGCGCTCGGCGAGGAGATGCTGGTTTTGGCCGGTCTTGCTGGCACCCTGGCTCAGGCGCGACGGCTCCTGATGAGGGCGCTCTCACAGGGGCTCGGACTTGAGAAGTTCCGGCAGATGGTTAGGGCCCAGGGTGGCGACCCGAAGGTCGTTGATGACTACGGCCTGCTTCCTCAGCCTGCCTGTCGAGCCGGTGCCGTTGCCGCGTCAGCCGGATTCGTGAGGAGCATAGACCCGCTGCGGGTTGGTCTCTTGGGAGTAGGGCTGGGTGTAGGCCGGCAGCACCTCGACTCCAGGATAGACCACAGCGCCGGGTTCCTGTTCAGGAAGAAGGTCGGGGAGAAGGCGGCAAAGGACGAGGTCATCGCCGAGGTGGCGGGCTCGAACGAGGCCGCAGTCAAGGAAGCAGCGTTGCGGCTGCCCGCGCTCATCGCTATCGGGCCCACGCCACCGCGTCGCAAGGACATGGTTCTCGCCCGGTTGATCGGCAACGGAAATGACAATCAGGCCCGCCGACCCCAGGTTTCTGAGACCGACTCAGCCACTTACCACAAACGCACAAAGACACGACCGGCCAGAGCCTGAGTGCCAAGCAGACAAGCCCCAGGCTCGAGACACGAGTATCGGATCAAGTACGAATCCCGAGGTCCGAACGGGGCATTCCACTCCACTAGAG
Above is a window of candidate division WOR-3 bacterium DNA encoding:
- a CDS encoding thymidine phosphorylase, which encodes MHLYELIRRKRDGGSLGEEEIEELVACFASGTVPDYQMAAMLMAVFFSGMTAEETAALTLAMMNSGDVFDLSGVPGPKVDKHSTGGVGDKVSLILAPLVAACGVRVPMVSGRSLGHTGGTLDKLESIPGFRTDLSYAQFKKNVSDIGLCIMGQTQRMCPADRKLYALRDVTATVDSVPLIAASIMSKKLAEGIDGLVLDVKTGSGAFMSRTSQARQLARAMISIGTQLGKKVVALVTDMSEPLGEAVGNGVEVIEAIEALKGRWQPDLEEVTLALGEEMLVLAGLAGTLAQARRLLMRALSQGLGLEKFRQMVRAQGGDPKVVDDYGLLPQPACRAGAVAASAGFVRSIDPLRVGLLGVGLGVGRQHLDSRIDHSAGFLFRKKVGEKAAKDEVIAEVAGSNEAAVKEAALRLPALIAIGPTPPRRKDMVLARLIGNGNDNQARRPQVSETDSATYHKRTKTRPARA